The stretch of DNA TGCGTCTCGATTTCGTCTCGACATCCCAGAGAATGATTTGACTTTTCTCCGCATGGTCATAGCGATCAATAATGGCCAAGGATTGACTATCCGGCGAAAACGCGGCATCGTCGGCCATGAAATTGATGTCCTCGATTTGCGCATGTAATCTTCGTTGGGGGATATTCCACAGGAATACTTCCGTCGCCGCGGTTCCCCGTGCGGCCAAAAACCGACCGTCGGGAGAGATCGAGAGCCAGGGATGGCCTGATGAGCCGACAAATGTTGCCAACTCGCGCCCCGTGTTGATCTCATGAAGATGAATCTGGTTCTTACTGTCGACGATCGCCACCATCGATCCATCGGGAGTCAGCGCCATATTTATCGCCGATTCGTCCGTCGGCAGTGTGACAGTCGGCGGGAGTTGGTTGATGATTTGTTCCACAGCCCAACTGCGGGGAACAATCACGAACGGCCGACTCGTTGTTTGTGTGAAAAATCGCAATTCCTCCCCCGCCTCGACATACCGGCGAAAAAGCTCGTGCCGCGACAATTGGCCGTTGTCCAAGCGTCGCGTCACCGATCCCAACGGTTGCCAATAGCGTTCGATGAGATGCTCGCGTGTCGTTCGTTTTGAAAATAGTGGGTGCTTGGGGCTTGGTGAGTGCTCCCACGATGCAGCCAGCATCAACAGACCCGATTCTTTGACATGAAGATGCACCTCAGCAGGATTGGATGTTTGTTTGGCATTCGCGGCCTCGAAGGCAACGGCATGACCATCAAGCGTCTCGGGGATGTCTATCCACCCGTTGGTATTCTGAAAGACCGCCCGAAATGCGTCCACCACATCGATCTTCGCCGGTGGAGGTGTTCCCACTTGGTCGTCGGCGCAGCGGCAGATAATTAAGTTCCGCTCGAAGGGTGTTTTCATGCCAAGAACCCGCGCGACATCCTCGGCCGTTTTGGCGGGGGGATGGGTTCCGCTGGGAGCGAAAAAAAGGATGAGCTGCAGATCGACGGGAAGTGGAACTTGGTAGCTCTTTTTTGCATTGAACACGAACCACATCAAGTATTCCTGTTCCGGTTGGATTCGCCCTCCTTCAAGAGAGTCAAACCCAACGGTGCCGTTTTCGTCGAGTTGCACTCCTGCCAATTTCACATGGCTTACGATCTTCGATCCGCCCAGGTCCTTTTCACTCCCCTGTTCCGAAATGAAGCCGAGACGATGAAAGGTGTTGTTATTGACAACGGCCCAATACAAATCCGCCGGAACATCGAGCGGCGATTTGAATCGCAGGGCGTCGAAATTGGTGTTGTTTTGGTTGAGTCGGACAGTTTTCCATTGCACCTGCTCCGCCTCAGTCTGCCCCTCTACGGCGGGAAAAAGACTCATGTCCTCACGCAGCGAAAGATAATATCGATCACGCTCCGATTCCTCTGTCGGCGCAATCCTGACATACTTCCAATAATCAACAAGTTTCTCCACGTGCGGCACGTCGGGCAAATCCCACAGGCGGATATCGTGATCGTCACCAGCCGAAGCGAACGACCGTCCATCAGGAGTCACGGCGACCGCGTGGATTTCTAGGGAATGGCCCAGAAAGGTTCTCGTGAGCAGTTTTTGTTCTACCTTGAGCAGCTTCGCGCGGTGGCTATCGGCTTTCACGACATATTTCGTTCCGGGAACGAAATCGCAAGCGGCGGTGATGCCGATCACACCCACCTCGTCCTTTTGAACCAGTTCACCCTGTGAGTTCCACTGGATATAAGTATTCACCATGTCGATGGTGCTGAGAACTTTGCCGTCCGCTGAAAACGACAAGCCGACCGGGGGAGCTTCGTGGCCTTCCAAGACTTTAATGAGCTGACCCGTCTCAACAGACCACATCCGCAGCAGCTTGCTCCCCGTTTTCCGCGAACTAAAATCCAGCAGCGGGGTGCCTTCACGCGCGACCAATGTTTTCCCATCCGGCGAAAACACAATTCCTGATACGGTCTCCTCGTGTCCGTCAATTTCGCGAATCTTGTTCCCCGTTTTAACATTCCACAGACGAATCTTGCGATCCGTGGCCCCTGTCGCCAGGGATTGTCCGTCGGGCGCAAACGCCAGCGATTGCACGGTGCCTGGATGTTGCAACACGATTGGCAATGCTGTGCCCGATTGCAGATCCCAGAAACGGACCGTCTTATCCGTGCCGCCCGACGCGGCGAGTTTTCCGTCGGGTGATACGGCGACGCACCGCACGACGTCGGTGTGTCCTGCGAGCTGATGCAATTGCTGACCGCCAGTGACATCCCAGACACGCACCGTGTTGTCGGCTGCTGCGGAGACCAATCGTTGTCCATCGGGAGTAAAACAGAGATCCCACACCGGCTGGGTATGCCCGCTGAAAACGCGGATTTGAAACGGCGGCGATTCGCTTGTCCCGTTCGCGGACTGTTCTTGGGCCGCATACAAGGGACTCACAGCTGTGGTCAGCAGTAACGCGGCGACGAGGCCGTTGACGGGTATTGATAAACTCATGGCGAGGGCTTTCCGGCATCCGTTGGCGTAACGGGCGGGGGAGTATTGACAACGATGGGGAACTTGACCGTGATGTCGTAATGCCGCGATCCGTTTCTAGCGTCGTCCATATAAATAACGCACCAGTCTTTAGACTTTTTTATCGTGACTTTCCCACGCCCGCTGTTTTTCTTGACTGTTGCATTTTCAAAGGAAACGGCCTTTGAGAGCAGGTCGACGAAACGCGGATCGGTGGAAACGGGTAACTTGTCAGGATTCCAGGGAACGCCATTGATCGTTAATTGACTGGGCCAGTTCCAAGCGCGATGCGTCCATTTCAGATGCGTTTTATAGAGCCGCAGTTCCTCCTTGCCGTCCAGGATGAGTTTAAGATGGAGCTCGGCAATTTCGCTACGTTGCGATCGGTTGAGGTTGCGTATGACAATCTGCGAATCAGACGCGATGAGCGCGAACTGATTGTTGGGCGTAAATGCAATGTGTGCCGCCGTTAAATCGGCGAAAGAAATTTGTTTGACCTCTTGAGTCAACGCACCATCCCATTTACGAATCGTATCATCCAGAGAAGCGGAATAGACATGTTTACCGTCGGGGGAAAACGAAGCTGAAGTCACTCCGCCTGCGTGTCCATAATAGCGACGGATCATCTCGCCGCTATTAATGTTCCAAAGCCGCATAATGTTGTCATTGCAGGCGGCCAACAATTCTTCGCCGTTTGGGGAAAACTGCAAGGCATTGACCGTCGCGGGGATGCCACGCAGGGTGCGCAGTATTCCTGACATCTTGAAATTCAAAATTCGCACGATTCGGTCCTCGCCAGCCATCGCGAAGGTTTGGTTATCACTGCTAACGGCAATCGCGGTCGCTTTGATGTCAATACCTCTAAATCGCTTGATGAGTTCCCCAGTCTGTACGCTTCGTCGCGTTATGGTTCCAGCACCACTGGTGAAAATAATGGATTCTCCATCCGCGGCAAAAGCAACGTGATTCACTGGTTCGACTGGAAAATTACTCGCCGTGATCTCTTGTCCCGAATCGACACGCCACAGTTGCAGGCCTTTTATCGTCGCTGCGGCGGCCAATGTACCGTCCGGTGAGACAGCCAAGTTAGTGATCACTCCACTCGCTTGCCAACGGCGGATCTCTTTTCGTGTGTTTATGTCCCACAACACAATTGTCTTCTCGACATCGCCAGTGAGCGCATAATTGCTCTCCGATGATGTTGCAATCGAGGAGACGGTTGCAGAGTGTCCACGAAACGTCGCGTCGGTTTCGTCGGGCGCATCGGTTTCGTCTGTTTTATTGGGCGACTTGGGTGCGTCGATTTCTGGTTGGGTGGGAGCTATCTGTGGTGAGGAATCAGTTTGGCCCCCCGTCTGCGGCAGCCTCCAGATTCGCAAAGTCCCATCTGAATTTCCGGTGGCTGCAAGCTCGCCAGTCGGAGAGATCGCAAGAGCGGAAATGTTCGTCATCCCGTCTCTCCAAGTTTCCAAAACGCCAGGTCTTTCGCTGGCTGTGTTAAGGACCTCGACTTCGTTTCTTCCATCCGTGAGCAAAAATAACAGGCGGCCATCTGGGGAGATCGCAGATAATCGCGAACGGTTTGATATATACAACCGTTTGCCTGTTTCCAAATCAAACAGTTGTATCATCTGATTACCGCCACCGGCGGCGACAAGATTTCTGATCGAAAACAAATTGCGCTCGCCACCTCTCATATCGGTGAAAACACGTTTTTTTTGGCCGCTCTCTATATCAAGGACATTTAGCGTGTCGTCATTCGTACAGATAAGTAAGTTTCGGTTGTCTTGAGAAAATGCAAGGCCGTAGACATGGCCCGCATGATCCGAAAAGGTTTTTAGTTGTTCTCCCGTATTGGAATCCCACAAAACAACCAATCGGTTAAATCCACCGGCAGCGGCAAACCGGCCATTTGTGGAAAAACTGACGGCATAGATTGATCGCAAGCTCGTGGTTGCGAGTTGGCGTCCAGAATCCACGTCCCAAAGCCCGCCGTTGTCGTAACCACCAGTGAGTACGCGACGACCATCGGGAGAAATTTCTGCGACATTAACTTCACGGCGATGTTCAAAGGTGGCGAGCTTGGCCCCCGTCTCCACGTCCCATACGATCGCTTGTTTATCTTTAAAGGAAGACGTCACAAATCGACGCCCATCCGCGGAAAAAGACTTGCCAATTTGTATCGTATTACCTTCCGCAAAATATCGTTTTATTACGACTTGTTTTTCGATATCCCACAGTCGCAACACCAGGTCATCATGTAGAGACAAAAGACGTCTGCCGTCCGGTGTGAACACGACTTGGCGTACCAGACCTTCGCACCGGCCCAACAGGCATACCAAGGGGTCCTGTGTTGCGCCATCCAGCAACAAGCGCCTCGTGTTGGTTTTGGGCAAGGTGGAGTCGACGGGGGTCATTTCCGTAAAGGTCGAGCGTCCGTCAGATATCGTCCCTAACACGGCTAACTCAGGTTCTGGCAATAAAAACGATCCCGCCACTAACATGCCCAAGCCAATCGCGACAGCTGCAACCACAAAGCGCAGTCGCAGCCATTTCCGTCGCTTTCCGCCGCCGCGCCCCACGTGCAAACGGGCCTCTGCCGTATTCAATCGTGCTACGAGCACTTCGCGCTCATTATTTAGCTGCTCATACTTGGCCCTCGCCTTCGCCTGCTGCAACCGCATCGTCTCGAGTTCTCGATCCTGCACGGCAATCTGTTCATCCAACTCGTCGGCAATACGATCCGCTTCGGCCGCAGCTTGCTCTGCCGGTTGCACGCCTGTCGCATCGGCAGTCGTTCCCTGTTTTTCCCGACACTGCTCGGCCTCTCGACGATAATCCTGGGCGTGGCTTGTCAATTCGGCAAGGACCGATTCCGCTTCTTGGATGACTTTTGCCAACTGCGCGGCGCGCATTTTGTAAGTATGCAGTGCGCCGTCGATTTGTTGCCGTGTGTTTTGCAGGTTTTTGACGGCTTGGGGGGCATGTCTCTGAAACAATGAGAAAAAACGCTCCCGCTGATTCGCCCACCAGTTTGGGGAGTCGGGCTGTTCGAGCGCGGCTGGCAATTCCAGATCATCGTCGAATTGTGGGGCTGCAATGACTAAGCTCAGCGGATTCTCGTCCCCGCGGCTTTGCGAGAACATTGAACGGGGTTCCGTTTGAATGCGCGTCGGCGCGGCGGGCGGTTCGTCGCTATCGATTGCATGCGGCAACGGTTCACCCGATTGAAACGCGCGTAAATCCTCCAGGACCTCATCGGCCGTTTGGTGTCGGTCTTCAGGGGCTTTGGACATCAGCTTGGCCACGATCGCCACCAAGGGGGCGGGGATGTCCGCAGCGGCATCTGATAACAATGGCGCCGCCTCGTAGACGTGCTGGAAGATCATCGCCGTCGGACTCTCCGCTTCAAACGGCAATTTTCCACTGAGCATCTGATACATCAGCACGCCAATGGAATAAAGGTCCGACCGGGCGTCGATCTCCTGTCCACGTCCTTGCTCGGGCGAAATGTAATCAACCGTCCCCATGACCACGCCGGTCGCGGTTTTCGTGCTCGCATCATTGATACATTTCACCAAGCCAAAGTCCGCCAACAGCGCCCGTTTGCGTTTGCTGTCAATCAGAATGTTGCCAGGTTTGATGTCACGGTGGACCAGTCCTTGTTTATGTGCCTCCGACAGACCCGCCAGCGCTTGTTGGACCAATGCCAACGCATTATCAATGCCCAGTCGCGATGTATTTGTCAGAATATCTGCCAGGGATTTGCCGTTCACAAACTGCATGGCAAAAAAGTAATAACCCTGGTCTTCCCCGATGTAATAAATCTGAATGATATTCGGGTGCACCAACTTCGCCGCGGAACTGGCCTCGACGAAAAAACGCCTGACAAAGTCTTTTTGCCGCGCCAACCCTGCCGGGAGTACTTTGATCGCAACGGTCCGTTTCAGGTCCGGTTCAAAACCTTTGTACACATCCCCCATACCGCCATAGCCAATCCGCTCGAGGATTTCATAATGCCCGAGTCGGCTAGGAAGTTCCTCCCTGTCAGTTTCGTCGCCGGATTGCGTTTGGGGGGAAATGGTTTTTGTGTCTCGATTGACCGATTGAGAGATTGGCGTCGTGTCGGGCATCCGAGGCCTATCGACATCGACAGCATCTTCATGAGGAATCGTTGCCGGCATCTCTGCGTCGTGCTGCGCAATTGCTGCGGTCAATCGCGCTACGAGCGTCTCGGCATCATTGAGAAGGTTGCGTTGATCAAATCCCAAGGCCGCATCAATCACTTTGCGGGCACCCGGTGGGACCTGTGCTACAATCCGCGGGCTACGTAGATAGTCATTCGGCGAACGCCCCGTAACCATCCGGCATAACAATGATCCCAATTGAAAAATATCAATCCGCCGCGGGTCGATACTCACGCCAGCTTGCTCAAGCAATTGGGCCGCTTTTTTCAAATCTCGCGGTGCGTCCAATTGAAATCCCAACGGCCATCCTGGGGGATTCTGCCCGTCGTCGCCGACTCGGATGTTTTCGTCCGGGGACGGAGGCAATTGAGGAGTCTGATTGGCTGAGAATGTTATGGTGTCAGCGTCGATCCGTCGCTGGAATTCTCCCTTCGCATGACGCTGTGCCAACTGCTCCGCTAATGATTGTGTAATCCGCAGCGCGACCATTGCTCCCAACCGACGATGCTTGGAAATCGCGGCTGCGAGGTTCGTTCCGGCTTCCAAATCAAGGAGCGTGTCGGTCATAGTATCACTTTGAGAATGCTCCCTAGAGCGGGATAAGAGCCATCCTGAACCGGCTCGACGCACAGGTTGATCTTATCAGGAAATCACACCTAAACCGAATGGTTTGATACGAATCATACCAAAACAATGGACCAGCCACACCGGTATATTCAATTCGAAGCAAAGGCGAGGATCTTGCGATAACCACGATGGATCGACTCAACGGGTCTCATTGTAGGTCGCGTTTCATGGCATCCAGTTGATTGTCAATGCTGTCATTGACCGCCGTAGAGCAATTCGAGGCGGCTTTAAATGATTTGTCAGCCCCTCCCTCTAGTTCCGCTAACGCTTCCGCTTCGGCTTCGGTCCGTTCGACACGATCGCGCAGACGGTCGAATTTGGCGAAGGCTCCGTCGTCGAAACCCAATTCCTCATCGGCGGCTTGCAAGTGTATTTTCTTGCGGACATTGGCAGCGCGCTGACGGGCCGACAAGGTTGCCAGTGTCCGTTTCGCTTCCGCCAACTTAGCCTGCATTGCTTCGAACTGATGCCGAAGTGTCTGGCTCGCATCCTGAGCCGCTGCCAATTGATCGCGTAGAGCAACTGCCAATTTGTCGTGTTCTTGCTTACGCTGTAAAGCTTTGCGGGCGAGTTCGTCATCGCCTGCCTGCACCGCCTGCTGGGCACGATTCTTCCAGTTCAACGACTCCGATTCGTTACTGGCCAATTCACGCTCGACCAATTTGGTACTAGCCATTGCTTTGGCGGTTTGCTTGCGAGCTTCGGCAATGGAATCCTCCATTTCCCAAACGGCTTGTTTGAGCATTTTTTCCGGGTCTTCGAATTGCTCTGCCATGTCATTGAAGTTCGCCGAAATGATGTCGCTAATACGATCAAATAGTCCCATTTTCGTTTCTCCGGTTTCTTAGATAAATTGCAATCGTTTTGCTCAACGCGCCAGGAACTGTTTATGTGCTCCAAGTTGTTGAAGATCGTCGGACAGTCAGCGATCTGGGAAACAGCAACACCACACCGAGGCCAAACACAAATCCCAAAAGATGTCCAAAATGGCCCCAATGCCAACGACCTGAATTGAGCCACCAGCAGAACATCCCCACGGTTTCCATAATGGGAACGAACAGCAGGCACCACACAACGGGGACCTGAAATTCGCCTCCACGGACAAACCAGAAGATGCCGTATTTGGGCCGACTGATCATGCCCAACAAAATCGTGAATGGAAACACAGCGGCATAGATCACTGTCATCCGTGCCGCGGGAAGTAATAGGGCCGCGATTCCAATAACCGCATAGATCGCCCCTGAAGCGCCAACCAACGGCACTGCAAGGAACAGATACGCGAATAGCCCCAGGGTGAGGATCGCCCCCAAATAAGCTAATAGATAGTAGCCGTTACCGAGTCGGCGATTCACCGGATTGCCGAAGACCCATAAAACCCACATGTTGAATACCAAATGCCAAAAACCGGCGTGAGCGAAGCCGTGGCCTAGTATAGAAATCGGCGAAGCAGCTCGATGCACTCCCCAACTAAGCGGATCGAAAAGCAGGAAAACCACCACATTTAGGGCGATGATCACACCATTGGCGATCGGCAATTGTGTGCGTTGGAGGCGAGTTTCTGAGATTTGCACCGGCAACGGAAAAAACATGGATGACTCCTTTGAAGTTGCTTGATATCACTGCCGCCCGTCTCCGAAGAGTTCTCCCGGGCACGGGGATTCGTAGTATGGGGCTCTTCACGAAAGCTGGATTGCCTGGCACGTCGCTCTCACTATGAATGTAGTCAACGTGCAGATTCTGCATGAAATTCTCAGCGTTTTTTAGAATTCTTCGCAACGCGGCCCCGCGATATCGGGGATCTTCGCAACCATGACCGTTTCCCGAGGAAATGCCGTTCTTGACACCACACTGATCTTTGTGCCACTATTTCTTGTTAGAATGCCAACGTAGGCAAACAGTCTTTTCAATTGGCCTGTCGATTCCAGCTGTACGATTCGAGTCAGATCTTCATCCCGTTGGCTAATGCTCACCCTTTCTCCTGGGGATTTAAACAAGTGGCGTTTCCAAACACTCGCCTAACCTTAATCCAGCGGCTTGCAACTCAAAGTGATAATGCCGATTGGAACGAATTCCTGCGGGATTATTGGGGCCCGGTTTGCCGTTTTGCGCAGTGGCAAGGTGGATTGTCGCACGAAGATGCGGAGGATATTGCCTCGGCGACATTCGAAGTGATATTCAAAAATAATTTGCTGCAAAAATGGGTGACTGATAGAAATGCGAAGCTCCGCACGCTGCTTTGCGTCGTGTCCCGCAATCTCATCTCAAACCATCTCCGCGTGCGCGAAGGACGCAAGCGACTAAGGCGAGATCATGCGGATCGTTTTGATGAACGTTTTGTGCTCAAAGACATCGACGTTCCGGCCGATCAGCAAGATCAGTTTTATGCGGGATGGGCGGCTGACTTGATTCAGCAGGTGCTGGACCAGTTGATGCAGGAATACCACGCTAAAGGGCGTGGTGACTACTTTCGCGTGCTGCATGGAAAATTGTGTGACCGCATGCCCATGCGTGAAATCGCCGAAAGTCTTGGCATGAGTGCAAGCACAGCGGAAAACTATTACAAACATGTCCGTCAACGGTTAAGCGTTCTGTTGGAATCCGCTATTCGTCAGCATGTGCGACGGTACGCTGCTCCCTCCGAAGTGGATGAAGAGTTTGCCACTGAATGGGCCGATCTCGCGAAACATTTGCGTGGCCAGGGAGGATTGGAGTCCACCATCGAAAAGATGTGGAGCGGCGAAGACGTCGATCAGTATGATTCACGGCAAAAGTCGCTCAACCGAGCAGTCGCGCAACTCGATTCATTAGTCCACGTTCCCCCAGCCCGGCCGTAACGCGGATATTCGGAATATACCAAGACATCAGCGCCGCGCGGTCCAAAACAATGACGGATTGTAGTCAAACGTTGAATTGAGGGTCGACGGAACAGTGCTTGGATAGCATTGTTTTTTGTACCTCGCTGGGATTCGTGCCACAACGATGTGGTGCCCAAACTCCCGCAGTGTTAACCGCTGTAAAAGTCTCTTCGTCGCGCAAAGAAGGTTTTTCTCGACTCCCCTGCCCCGCTCACGCCGTCACGTGCACTCGTTATCTGAACTTTCGGCGGTTAGTAGCTCCAATGTTTCTTTGCACAAAAAGATATTGGTTCAAGGAGGATTTAGAACGGGGAGAGGGGGATTTTATTTCAAGGCGACTATCACCCCACCGTGAATCAGGAGAACACTTCATGCACGACTCCGCCCCCTGTGACGCCCAGCGGGGTTTCTTTTAAACCGTGGTGATCGAAAATCAGCCGGTCGGAATCTAGGCCGGTTGCAGATAAGATGGTTGCGTGCAAATCGGTTGGTTTCACAGGGCGCTGCGTCACGACATAGCCGATCGGATCGGTTTCACCGATGATTTGTCCTCCCGTTACACCGCCGCCGGCAAGCCAAACAGAATAGGCGGCTGGCGAATGGTCGCGTCCTTTGCCTCGCCCCTCCATGGTCGGCGTGCGGCCAAATTCGCCTCCCCAGACCACGAGTGTGGAGTCGAGTAACCCCCGGCGTTTGAGATCTTGCAATAACCCGCCAATTGGCTGATCCGTTCGTTTGGCCATTCGTTTGTGATTTCCGGCGATGTTTCCATGTGCATCCCATCCGCCCACACGAATCTGCACAAAGCGAACTCCCCGTTCCACCATGCGCCGCGCGAGCAGACAGCCACGACCGACGGTGCTTGAAGCGTCGTCACCTAGTCCGTACAACTGCATCGTCTCCATGGTTTCGGAATCGATGTCAAACAACTCCGGAGCGGAGGTTTGCATCAGAAACGCCGTTTCGTAACTTCGAATGCGAGCCTCTAATTCGCTGTGCTGGCCGATGGAATCCATAAACCGGCGGTTCAACTTGCGGATCACTGATAATTCTTGTTGCCGTCGTTCGTTCCCGACCCCTTCGGGCATTTCGATATTTTGGATTCCCTGGTTCGGGTCGACGACGGTGCCTTGAAAGCGTGCTGGAAGAAATCCACTCGACCACCCGGCCGCTTGCGGATGTTGCATGCCGTCGGTGTGTAAGTTCATGGTAATGTATGCGGGCAATTGCCGGTTGGCGGTTCCCAGGCCGTATAATGACCAGGCCCCCAAACTTGGCCTATGCCCCGTTGCATCCCCGGTCAGTGCAACGCACTCGCCTGGACCGTGAATTGGATTGCGATGGGTCATGGAGCGAATCACGCATAAGTCATCCGCGTGCTTGGCGATGTTTGGGAACAATTCCGAAATCGGCAGTCCGCTTTGCCCATGGCGATGAAACGCCCAGGGAGAGGCCATCAAGTTTTTCAAACCGGCACGTTTGATTTTGGGGACAGTCTTAGCGATCGACTCAGGCACATCTTTGCCTGCCAGTGCAGCCAAATCCGGTTTGGGATCGAAGGTATCGACTTGGCTAGGTCCCCCCGACATGAATAATGAAATCACGCTGCGCGCTCGTGGCGGGCGATGCGGTGCCTGTACCGGCATCGCGGGAGCCGACTCGTCGGCCATCAATGCACGTAACGCCAAGGTCATGGCTGAGCAGCCGGTGGCCGTTAATACATTTCGACGTGTAATCATTGGGTTACTCATGGGATATAAAGAAACTCGCTGCAGTTTAATATCGCTAGACACGCGCTGTGCAAATCGGCCTGCTCAGCCAGAGCTTCGAGGTCCGTTAATTCCTCGGCAGTCGGTTTTCGCCCCAATGCCAGATGAAAGGCATTTTCCACTGATTTCGCCCGCTGGGCAAATGCAGTGGCGTTTTCTTGGACGAAGTGACTATTGAGCAACCACAAGGGTTGCAACGCGGAAGTGGAGACGCGGCGATGAGAGCAAACGGTAATACCATCGGCCCCGTCGAAAAGTATCTGTTGGACCGGCAGGGCGCCACGTTTTTGATGTCTATACAGACTGCGTCGTTTGGATTGTCCAATATCGCTGGGACCACCCGTTTCAGCGTCCAGACAGCCCGACACGGCCAGGATGGAATCGCGAATCGCTTCCGCTTCTAACCGCCGCGGCAGCCACCGCAACAGCATGTTGTTGTCAGGATCGGTTTCAGAATTATGTGGTTGGAACTGTGAGGATTGACGATACGTTGCCGAATCGACGATCAACCGGTGGATGTGTTTGGTGCTCCAGCCGCTATCAATTAATTCGCTTGCTAAGAAGTCCAGCAATTCCGGATGCGTCGGTTTGCTTCCTTGTGTCCCGAAATCTGCGCTCGTCTCGACCAATCCACGACCGAAATGCCATTGCCAGAGACGATTCACCCAGACCCTGGCGGTTAACGGATTCGCGGGATCGGTCATCCACGCTGCCAACTGTGATCTGGGTTTCTCCGATCGGTCGGGCATGGGACCGAATAACGCCGGCCAGCCGGGTTGCACAACTGGGCCGCGTGACTGCACGTCCCCTCGTAACAAGATGGCCGTCTCCATAAGCGGCGAATCTCCGTCGATGCGCGGGAGCGGCCAGCGCATGTTGAGCGGTGCGACCAGTGCTGGACGCTCTGAGGCGGAGGGTGCGTAGAACCCCCATGTTTGGGGAAATTCGGAAAGGGTCTTCCGCAATTCCTGAAAACGGGTCTTTTCGCTCTTGCGCATTCCATTGATGACACTTGTGGGCGTGACATAGATCGGCTCAGGATGTCCCTGTTTGCGTCGAACATTCACGATGCGGTCGTGGACACGATCAAATATTTGCCAATACTCGTCGATCAACGAGCGGACCGTTTCATCTTCGGCGATGATGACGTTTTCAGGTTGACCTTGTGCAAAGAACGCTTGGAAACGGTAGTAATCCCGTATTGAAACTGGATCGAACTTGTGACTGTGACATTGTGCGCATTCCATGGTCAGTCCCAGGAACACTTGCGCTGTCGTATTGGCTACGTCGACTAAAATGTCGTTGCGTTGAATCGACTTGTCCAACTCATTGCCGCTGTAGCGTGCCGCCGCCAAAAAGCCCGTGGCGATCACGCTTTCGTCGGACACCGGTTCCAATTCGTCACCGGC from Symmachiella dynata encodes:
- a CDS encoding PSD1 and planctomycete cytochrome C domain-containing protein translates to MLVTLRLLIVITFFILFQRPLCAADGLLEGSQWKRDGFAVARYEISGTGSRNNPLRRKLRAPFASDELFVRFRIQYDADSIDTPEEGNGEFFVLWLDSAEGSDTTTHSGGVPNLGLHVSQGENRFMVRYSSGGEKFGPALQGNREFLIVGRLWKSASGDDEPFDRFDLWVDPQDNEEFKPSASTNSQKSITAVNWIGFSTGAKTEAGDQIEVWDVDLAATWESILNLPPKKKSVPAQPAVVQRTVNFETHVLPLLKSRCFECHSGDEPESDVRLDLVDEVLNQTVVRNAAKSRLFEVVEQGEMPPDDEPLDADEKAILKAWIDEGLDWDEKLLPTPPPVTDHWAFQKIRRPNVPDVKNQQWVRTPVDSFIARRHEELGLTPAPEADAQTLERRISLDLTGLPPSDNKQTMDDYLASPAYGARWGRHWLDIVRWAESNGHQHNRNRPHAWRYRDWVVDAFNDDKPFDRFLLEQIAGDELEPVSDESVIATGFLAAARYSGNELDKSIQRNDILVDVANTTAQVFLGLTMECAQCHSHKFDPVSIRDYYRFQAFFAQGQPENVIIAEDETVRSLIDEYWQIFDRVHDRIVNVRRKQGHPEPIYVTPTSVINGMRKSEKTRFQELRKTLSEFPQTWGFYAPSASERPALVAPLNMRWPLPRIDGDSPLMETAILLRGDVQSRGPVVQPGWPALFGPMPDRSEKPRSQLAAWMTDPANPLTARVWVNRLWQWHFGRGLVETSADFGTQGSKPTHPELLDFLASELIDSGWSTKHIHRLIVDSATYRQSSQFQPHNSETDPDNNMLLRWLPRRLEAEAIRDSILAVSGCLDAETGGPSDIGQSKRRSLYRHQKRGALPVQQILFDGADGITVCSHRRVSTSALQPLWLLNSHFVQENATAFAQRAKSVENAFHLALGRKPTAEELTDLEALAEQADLHSACLAILNCSEFLYIP
- a CDS encoding DUF1501 domain-containing protein; this translates as MITRRNVLTATGCSAMTLALRALMADESAPAMPVQAPHRPPRARSVISLFMSGGPSQVDTFDPKPDLAALAGKDVPESIAKTVPKIKRAGLKNLMASPWAFHRHGQSGLPISELFPNIAKHADDLCVIRSMTHRNPIHGPGECVALTGDATGHRPSLGAWSLYGLGTANRQLPAYITMNLHTDGMQHPQAAGWSSGFLPARFQGTVVDPNQGIQNIEMPEGVGNERRQQELSVIRKLNRRFMDSIGQHSELEARIRSYETAFLMQTSAPELFDIDSETMETMQLYGLGDDASSTVGRGCLLARRMVERGVRFVQIRVGGWDAHGNIAGNHKRMAKRTDQPIGGLLQDLKRRGLLDSTLVVWGGEFGRTPTMEGRGKGRDHSPAAYSVWLAGGGVTGGQIIGETDPIGYVVTQRPVKPTDLHATILSATGLDSDRLIFDHHGLKETPLGVTGGGVVHEVFS